The genomic segment TCCGCTCGGCGGGCCGGCCGAGCGGCCGGCAGGCTGGGGCCCAGCCTGCCGGTTGACCATTTCGCCCCTGTTGCAGGGGCATGTCCCGCCGGGAAAACCCGACCTTGACAACAAAGCTGAGCTGCCATCAACTAATCGGATGACCGATCCGGCCGCCGATGTCGCCGCGCCCTCGACCGGTCCCGCCCCGCGCGGGCTCGACCTCGACCGGCTCGCCGCCCATCTGGCCGTCCACCGGCCGGACCTGAGCGGGCCGCTGTCGGCGCGGCTGATCGCCGGCGGCAAGTCCAACCTCACCTACCTGCTGCGCGCCGGTGACCGCGAGGTCGTGCTGCGCCGCCCCCCGCTGGGTCACGTGCTGGCCACCGCCCACGACATGGCCCGCGAGCACCGGGTGATCTCGGCGCTCGCGCCGACCGGCGTACCGGTGCCGGAGGCGCTGCTGCTCTGCGCCCACGAGAGCGTGATCGGCGCGCCGTTCTACCTGATGGCGAAGGTCGACGGCGAGGTCTACCGGCGGCGGGAGCAGACCGACGCGCTCACCTCCGCCCAGCGGCACGACCTCGCCATGGCGATGATGGACACGCTCGCCACGCTGCACCGGGTCGAGCCGGCCGAGGTGGGCCTGGCCGACTTCGGCCGGCCGGAGGGCTACCTGGGCCGGCAGGTACGCCGCTGGGCCGGCCAGCTCGACCGGTCCCGCAGCCGGCCGCTGCCCGGCATCGACGAACTGCGCGACACGCTGGCCGCCAGCGTGCCCGAGGGCGCGAACGCGGGCCGGATCGTGCACGGCGACTACCGGCTGGACAACCTGCTCGCCGGCGTCGACCCGGTGGCGGTGCGGGCGGTGCTCGACTGGGAGATGGCCACGCTCGGCGACCCGCTGGCCGACCTCGGGCTGCTGCTGACGTACTGGGACGTGCTCGGCGACAGCGACCACGGCGAGGGCAACCCGGTCGCCGACGGCATCGGGCCGCGCGCCGGTTTCCCCACCGGCGCCGAGCTGATCGAGCGGTACGCCGGACGCAGCGACGTCGACGTCGGCCCGCTGCACTGGCACGTGGCGCTCGGCTGTTTCAAGCTCGCGGTGATCTGCGAGGGCATCCACTACCGGCACACGCTCGGGCAGACGCTGGGCGAGGGCTTCGACCGGATCGGCGACATGGTGGCGCCGCTCGTGGCACACGGGTTGCGCGCGGTGAGGGAGAACTAGATGGAGTTCGCGTACGACGACCGCACGGTCGAGCTGCGGCAGCGGCTGGAGGCGTTCCTCACCGAGTGCGTGTACCCGGCCGAGCCGGTGCACCACGAGCAGGTGGCCGCCGCCGGCGACCCGTGGGCCCGCCCGCCGGTGATGGAGGAGCTGAAGGCGCAGGCGCGGGAGCGCGGGCTGTGGAACCTGTTCCTGCCCGACGCGCGCTACGGCGCCGGCCTGACCAACCTCCAGTACGCGCCGCTGGCCGAGCTGACCGGGCGCAGCCCGCACCTGGCGCCGGAGGCGCTCAACTGCGCCGCGCCGGACACCGGCAACATGGAGCTGCTCGCCGAGTTCGGCTCCGAGGCGCAGCGCAAGCAGTGGCTCATGCCGCTGCTCGCCGGGGAGATCCGGTCCGCGTTCTGCATGACCGAGCCGGAGGTGGCCTCCTCCGACGCGACGAACATCGGCACCCGGATCGTCCGCGACGGCGACCACTACGTCGTCAACGGCCGCAAGTGGTGGTCGTCCGGGGCGATGGACCCGCGCTGCGAGATCTTCATCGTGATGGGCAAGACCGACCCGGACGCCGACCGGCACCGCCAGCAGAGCATGATCCTGGTCCCCCGGGACACCCCCGGCGTGACGGTACGGCGCGGCATGCGGGTCTTCGGCTACAGCGACGCCCCGCACGGCGGGCACGCCGAGATCGACTTCACCGATGTACGGGTGCCGGTGGACAACCTGGTCGGCGAGGAGGGCACCGGGTTCGCCATCGCCCAGGCCCGGCTCGGCCCCGGCCGCATCCACCACTGCATGCGCCTGGTCGGCATGGCCGAACGAGCCCTGGAACTGCTCTGCCGGCGGGTGCTCGACCGGGTCGCGTTCGGCCGCCCGCTCGCCGAGCAGGGCGTGGTCCGCGAGTGGATCGCCGAGTCGCGGGTGCGGATCGAGCAGGCCCGCCTGCTGGTGCTCAAGACCGCGTGGCTGATGGACACCGTCGGCAACAAGGGCGCGCACACGGAGATCCAGGCCATCAAGATCGCCACCCCGCTGATGGCGGAGTGGGTGATCGACAAGGCCATCCAGGCGCACGGCGGGGCCGGGGTCAGCCAGGACACCCCGCTGGCCGAACTGTGGGCGGCGGCCCGCACGCTACGCCTGGCCGACGGCCCCGACGAGGTCCACCGCGCGTCGCTGGCCCGCCGCGAGCTGCGCCGCTATTCCTGAGCGGCGTCCCCGCCGCGGTGGGTCAGGCGGAGGCCCGGTGGATCAGCTCGGTGTCCAGCAGCACGTGCGGGGAGGGAACATCCTCGCCGCGGATGCGGGACACCAGCAGCCGGGCCATCTGCCGGCCCATCTCCTCCACCGGCTGGAACACGGTGGTCAGCGGCGGCTCGGCCTGACGCGCGATCGGGGCGTCGTCGAAGCCGATCACCGCCACGTCCTCGGGCACCCGGCGGCCGGCCTCGCGCAACGCGCGCAACGCGCCGAACGCCATCAGGTCGGAGGCGACGAACACCGCGTCCAGTTCCGGGCACACGTCGAGCAGCCGGCGCATGGCCGCGGTGCCGCTGCCCTCGCTGAAGTCCCCGTACGCGATCAGGCCCGGGTCGACACGGCCGCCGGACGCGCGCACGGCCTCCTGGTAGCCGGAGAGCCGGGCCAGGCCGGCGCCCATGTCCTGCGGGCCCGCGATGGTCGCGACCCGGCGGCGGCCCTGGCGGAACAGGTGCTCCACCGCCTGTCGCGCGCCGCCGACGTTGTCCATGTCGACGAACCACGCCGGCTGCGCGTTCGGGTGCAGCATCCGCGCCGGACGACCGCCGAGCACCGTCGGCAGGCCGCGCTCCTCCAGCAGTGTGGGCAGCGGGTCCGCGTCGTGCAGTGACAGCAGGAGTACGCCGTCCACGTGCTGGTTGGTCAGGTGGTGCTCGACCCGCTCCCGCTCGATCGGCGACTGCACCATGGCCAGCCAGAGCTGCATGGGCGTCTCCACCAGCCCGGAGCTGACGCCCCGCACGATCGCGGCGAAGAACGGCTCGGTGAAGACCCGCTCCCCCGACTCGGACACGACCAGGGCCACCGAGTCGGTCCGCTGGGTGACCAGCGCACGGGCGGCACGGTTCGGCACGTACCCCAGCTCGGCGATGGCCTGCTGGACGGCGGCCCGGGCCTCCGGGCTGACCTGCGGCGAGCCGTTGACCACGCGGGAGACCGTGCCGCGCCCGACGCCGGCGCGGGCCGCGACCGCGTCGAGGGTCGGACGCCCGAGCGAGCGGGTGCGCTGCGTTGTCATCGTCTGTTGCTCCTCCGACGGTCGGGCGGACCCGGCACCGATTGAGGCGTCGGCGCCGGGCCGCCCGTTACTGGCTGGCCCAGCTTATTGTGCGGGCAGTCCGTTGCGTCGGATCACGTCGGCGTACCACCTGGCGCTGGACTTCGCGATCCGGGCCTGGCTGTCGTAGTCGACATAGACCATGCCGAACCGCTTCGTGTAGCCCCAGGCCCACTCGAAGTTGTCCAGGAGCGACCAGGCGAAGTATCCCTTGAGCGGCACGCCCGCCTCGATCGCGGCGTGCGCCGCGCGCAGGTGCGCGGAGAAGTAGGCCAGCCGGTCCGGGTCGTCCACCCGGCCGTCGACGACCTCGTCGACGAACGCCGAGCCGTTCTCGGTGACGTAGAGCGGCAGGTCGGTGTACTCCCGGTGCACCCGCTCCAGCGTCTCCACCAGGCCCGGGGCGTCGATCTCCCAGTCCATGTCCGTCACCGGGACGCCCCGGGTGACGAACCGCACGTCCTCGCTGCCCGGCCAGCAGGACGGCGCCCGCCAGTAGGGCTCCGGCTCCGCGCCCTCGACGGGCGCGGCCACCACGTGCCGGCTGTAGTAGTTGATCCCGACCATGTCCAGCGGGGTGGAGATGGTCGCCAGGTCACCGTCGCGCACGTGCCCCATGTCGGTGACCTGACGCAGATCCGCGACCAGGTCCGCCGGGTACGCCCCACGCAGCACCGGGTCCAGGAAGAACCGGTTGGCCAGCGCGTCGATCCGGCGGGCCGCGTCGGCATCCGCCGCCGATTCGCTCGCCGGGGTGACCGGGTACAGGTTGACGGTGATGCCGAGCTGCGCCTCCGGGCGGGCCGCCCGCACCGCCTGCACGGCCAGGCCGTGGCCCAGCATCAGGTGGTGCCCGGCCCGGACCGCGTCCGCGCCGTCGTTACGGCCCGGCGCGTGCACGCCGGAGCCGTAACCGAGGAACGCCGAGCACCACGGCTCGTTCAGCGTGGTGAAGTACTTCACCCGGTCACCGAGCGCCTCGGCGACGAGGTGGGAGTACTCGGCGAAACGGGCGGCGGTGTCCCGGGCCGGCCAGCCGCCCGCGTCCTCCAGCGGCTGCGGCAGGTCCCAGTGGTAGAGCGTCAGCCACGGCTCGATGCCGTGGCCGAGCAGTTCGTCGACCAGGCGGCGGTAGAAGTCCATGCCCTCCTGGTTGACCCCGCCGGTGCCGCCCGGCTGCACCCGCGGCCAGCTCACCGAGAAGCGGTACGACTGAAGGCCCAGATCGGCCATCAACCGCACGTCGTCCGGCATCCGGTGGTAGTGGTCGCACGCCACGTCGCCGGTGTGCCCGGCCACCGTCCGGCCCTCGGTGTGGCTGAAGGTGTCCCAGATCGACGGGGCACGGCCGCCCTCCGTCGCCGCGCCCTCGATCTGGTACGCGGCGGTGGCCGCGCCCCAGAGGAAGCCGGGCGGGAAGGTGAGGGCCGGACCGGCGTCGAGGACGCCGACGGCGGGCGGGCTTGCTGGGTTGCTCACGACTTGACGGCGCCTTCCATGATGCCGCCGATGATCTGGCGGCCGAACAGAACGAACACGACGAACAGGGGCAGGGTCGCGATCAACGTACCGGCGAAGATCTGCGAGTTGTCGGCGAAGTAGGCGGTGTTGAGGCTGCGCAGCGAGATCTGGACAGTCGGGTTGGACGGGTCCGCCAGCACCACGAACGGCCAGAAGAACTGGTTCCACTGCTCCATGAAGGTCAGCAGACCCAGCACGGCGGCGGCCGGACGCAGCGCGGGTGCCACCACGTGCCAGTACACCCGCCAGGTGGAGCAGCCGTCCACCCGGGCGGCCTCGATCAACTCGTTCGGTACCGCCTGCTCGGCGTACTGGCGCATCATGAAGATGCCGAAGCCGCCGATCAGGAACGGAACGGTCACCGACGGCATGGTGTTCAGCCAGTCGAGCTTGGCCATCAGGATGTACAGCGGCAGCACGCCGAGCTGGATCGGCACCATCATCGAGGTGAGGATGATCAGCAGTAGCGCGTTCTTGCCCCGGAAGCGCAGCTTGGCGAACGCGAAGCCGGCCAGCGAGCCGAAGAACACCGTCGCGACGGTGATCGTCCCGGAGACCAGGAACGAGTTCATCAGGCCCTTGACGATGTTGGCGTCGCTGTTCGCGAGCACCCGCTCGATGTTCTCCCCGAGCTTGCCGCCGGGCAGGAACGGCGGCGGCCAGGAGTTGGCCGCGTCGTTCGTCCGGCTGGCGATCACGATCATCCAGTAGAACGGGAACAGGGACAGCAGCACGCCGAAGATCAGGCCGATCATGGTGAGCGGGCTGGCCTTCCAGAGCCGCTCGGCCCGATGGGTGGTCTTCACCGGCGGGCTCTGCCGGGTGGGCGGGCGGACGGCGGTGGTCGTCATCTCGTCACCTCACTTGTCGGAGCTGATGCGGCGGGCGAGCAGGTAGTTGATCGCCGACATCAACGCGATGAGCACGAAGAGCACGAGCGCGACCGCTCCGGCGTAGCCCCACCGGAAGCGCTGGTTCATCACGTCGAGCAGGTACATCGTGATGGTCTGGAACTGCCCCTCCGAACCGCCGGAGAGGCCACCCGAGCCGCTGGTGAACAGCAGGGGCTCGGTGAACAGCTGGAGGCCGCCGATGGTGGAGATGATCAGCGTGAAGATGATCGTGGGGCGCAGCTGCGGGACCGTGATCGACCAGAACTGACGCCGCCGGGAGGCGCCGTCCAGCGCCGCGGCCTCGTACATGTCCTTGCTGATCGACTGCATGGCGGCCAGGTAGATCAGCGCGTTGTAGCCGACCCAGCGCCAGTCGACCATGGTGGAGATGGCGAACCAGGAGGCGAAGCGGTTCGCCCGCCAGTCGATCGGGTCCAGGCCGACGCTGTCGAGCAGCCAGTTGACCAGGCCGAAGTCCTTGGCGTAGATCATCGAGAAGATCAGCGCGACCACGGCGGTCGAGGTGATGATCGGCATCGCGATGGCCATCCGGAAGAACGTCTGCGCGCGCAGCTTCCGGTTGAGCGCGTTGGCGAGCATCAGCGCCAGCAGCAGCTGGGGCACCGTGGAGAGCAGGAACATGCCGAACGTGTTGACCACCGCGTTCCAGAACTGCGGGTCCTCGGTGATCAGCTCGACGAAGTTGTCCATCCCGACGAAGGAGATCGTCGAGTTCAGCGGCGACCGGTCGGTCAGCGCGATCCAGACCGTGTACGCGATCGGGTACACGCCGAACACGGCGAAGATCACGAAGAACGGCAGGACGTACAGGTACGGCGAGTACTTCAGGTCCAGCCGGGTCATCGAGGTGGCGCGGCGGCGGGTGTGCTTTGCGACGCGCGGCGCGCCGGGCTCGGGCGGCGCCGCGGCGTGCAGGTCGAGGCTCATGGGGAGTCCTTCTCCTCGGCCGGCGTCACCCGCCACACGGGCGACGCCGGACTCTGCGGGCACCGCGGGTGGCGCCGGCAGCCGGGCTGCCGACGCCACCCGCGGGCGGCTCAACCGGTCACTTACCGGCGGCCGCACCGTTCTTGAGGGCCGTCTGCCACTGCTCGCCGGCCGACTTGCCCTGCTCCACCGCGCGCAGGCTGTTCTCCACCGCGGTGCGGACCGCGTTGTTCTTCGGGCCGAGGTAGACCGGCTTCAGCTCGGTGGCGCCGGCGGCGAAGATCTTGCCGACCGGGGCCTTGCTGAAGTAGTCGTTGGTCGAGTCGGCCACGGCCGGGTCGGTGAGCGCCTGCGGGTTCGAGGGCAGGTTGCCGACCGCCTTGTACGCGCCGATCTGGCCCTTGGCGCTGGTCAGGAACTTGGCCAGCTCCGCGGCCTCCTTCTGGTGCTTGCTCGACTTCGGCACGCCGAGGAAGGAGCCGCCCCAGTTGCCACCGGCGCCCGGCGCCTTGGCGATGTCCCACTTGCCGGCCGCCGCGTCACCGGCCTGGCCCTTGATGACACCGGTCATCCAGGCGGGGCAGGCGATGGTGGCGAAGGTGCCGTTCTTGAAGCCGGCGTTCCACTCGTTGGAGAACGACTGGAGGTTGTTGGACAGCCCGGCGGCGATCATCTTGGTGGTGAGGTCGTACGCCGTCTTCACGTCCGGGTTCTGGTCGATGACCATCTTGTTGCTCTTGTCGTAGTACGTGTAGCCGGTGCCCTGGCCCGCGATCTGCATCAGCACGACGTTGTAGAAGTTGGTCGCCGAGTCGACGAACTTGTGCTTCTTGTCGGCGGCGGCGAACTTCTGGCCGGTGGCGATGAACTCGTCCCAGGTCGGCCAGAGCGCGCCGACCTGCTCGCGGTCGGTGGGCAGCCCGGCGGCCTTGAACAGGTCGCTGCGGTAGCACAGCGCCATCGAGCCGACGTCGGTGCCGAGGCCCAGCACCTTGCCGTCGGGGGTGGTGCCCTGCTCCCACTTCCACGGCAGGAAGTTGCCCTTGAGGTCGTTCGCGCCGTGGTCGGCGAGGTTCACGAACTTGTCGGCCTGGGCGTAGAACTGGACGATGGTGCCCTCTTCCAGGGCCACCACGTCGCCGGCGCCGGAGCCCGCGGTGATCTGCTGGGTGAGGCGGGTGTTGTAGTCACCGAGGCCGAGGCCCTTGCCCCGCTCCTGGATCTTGACGTTCGGGTGCTCCGCCTCGTACTGCTTGTACAGCTCTTCGTAGCCGAAGCCCTGGTCGCCGAAGACGTCGACGACCAGCGTGACCGGGCCGCCGCCGCTGCCGCTGTCGCCGCTGTCCGAGTCGTCGCCGCAGGCGGCGGTGGTGCCGAGCACGACGACGGACGCGAGCGCGATGGCCGCGAAGCGCCGACGACGGATTGGGACGCTCATCCGAGACCCCTCTTTCGGTGGTGAGGCGATATCTGCTGTGTGGTGGGGGGTGCGTGTCGCGCGGGCCGGAGCGGGCAGGAACGAGATCCGCGCCACTCCCGGGAGCGCTCCCATGAGGTTGCCGGGAGGTGACAGGGGTGTCAATAGACCGTTGGGAGCGTTCCCATTTCGTTACCGCGCCCGCGCGCGGCCCCGGGCGGGAACCCCTCGGTCGCGGCGGTGGGCCGGCCCGATCAGCGGCGGTGAGGTGGCGCGATCAGGGGTGGGGTGGCGGTCGGCGGCGCGCGGGCGCGGTCAGCAGCAGCGGCGCAACAGGACGGTGGCGCGGTCCGGGTCGAACGCGGCCGCGTCGAACGCCGGGCCGGCCCACTCGCGCATCGTCACGTGTTCCGGGTGCGCCGGGTCGGCGAGCGCGGCCAGCAGGACCGCGTACCCGGCCGGACCACCCACGTCCTCCGGCGGGCAGGCCCGCTCCCCGTCCAGGCAGAGCGGATAGCGCTCGTCCGGGTCGGCGGCGCAGCAGTCCTCCACCACCAGGTCGTGCTCCCACCAGTCACCGAAGTCGTACGTGTAGCGGAAGCGGTCGCCCTTGCCCACGAGCGCGTCCAGCCGGACGTCCAGTTCGTCGCGCAGCGCCAGTTCGCCGCCCGGGTCGGGCTCACCGTACTGCCGGCCGTCGACGTCGAACGAGTGCAGATGGCAGTCCCGCCAGCCCATCGCGTGCTGGATCACCCGGTGCAGCCGGTCCAGGGTGTAGCCGCCGGGCACCAGCACCCGCCGCCACACCGGCGGCCGGACGCCGGCCAGCGACACCATGAGCTGGAAGATCTGACGCGACACGACGTCCCATCCTTCCTGGGCATAGGCTGCCTGCATGATCTGCCGAGCCTGCCGGGAACGGCGGCACGACGACTGTCCTGGCCGGAAGTGGTGCGACTGCCAGCACCGTACCCCCGAACCCACCCCTCCGGTCACGGGTCCGGCCGGCGAATGACCGTCGGAACCCCGATCGAACGGATCTGGCCCGCACCCGTTACCGGTGCGCTCACCGATCCGCAGCTCACCGCGCTCTACGCCCGGGCGGCCGGCCCGCATCTGCGGGTCAACTTCGTCGCCAGCGCCGACGGCGCGGTCACTCTGGACGGATACTCGGCCGGGCTCTCCGGCGAGCCGGACAAGCGGGTCTTCGGGCTGCTGCGGATGCTCTGCGACGGTCTCGTGGTGGCCGCCGGCACGCTGCGCCACGAGGGCTACCGGGCGGTGCGGCTGAGCCCGGAACGCCGGGCCTGGCGGCGTGAGCAGGGGCTGGCCGAGTTCCCGACGCTGGTGGTCGTGTCCGGCTCACTCGACCTCGACCCGGCGCAGGCCGCGTTCGCCGACGCCCCGGTCCGGCCGATCGTGCTCACCCACCCGGGCGCCGTACCGCCGCCGGGGTTGACCGACGTGGCCGACGTGATCCGCTGCGGCACCGACCCGGCCGATGACACGGGCCGCGCCGACGACACCGGCCGCGCCGACGGCAGCGGCCGGGCGGACGGCGCCGGGCGGACCGGTGGCACCGGGCGGGTCGATCTCGTCGCCGGCCTGGCCGAGTTGCGCCGGCGCGGGCTGAACCAGTTGCTCTGCGAGGGCGGCCCGCACCTGTTCGGCGCGCTCACCGCCGCCGACCTGGTCGACGAGCTGTGCCTGACGGTGGCGCCGCTGCTCGCCGGCGCCGGCCCGGGGCGGATCACCGCCGGGGACGCCAGCGTCCCGCGCCACCTGCCGCTACGTCACGTGCTGGCCGCCGCCGACGGCGTGCTGATGCTCCGCTACGCCCGCGACCCCGCCGACCCGCAGCCCGCCGGCGCCGCCCCCGCCGCCTGACCCGGCACCCGGCACCCGGCACCCGGCACCCGGCACCCGGCACCCGGCACCCGGCACCCGGCACCCGGCACCCGGCACCCGGCACCCGCGATCTTGCACTTGGGGCCCTGATTGTGCCCGTTTTGCGCTGAACTGAGAGGGCCGGAAGTGCAAGATCGCGTCAATTTCGGGGAGCAGCGCGGCTCGGACTGCCTGCTGTGGCCAGCTCCTCCCGTCTTGCGGGACGGCCGTTCCGTTGAGTGAGATCCGTAGAGATCTTGGCAGGAAAGGCCCCCATGAGGGCCGTTTCCTACCAAGATCTTCGCGGCTCTCCGGAGGCAGGACGGGAACTCCTGCTTTTCGGGACAAGCTCGGCTGGTTGGTCCGACTCGCTGCCGGGAGCGGACGGCAGTTCGCCAAGATCTCGGGTCAGCCCGGCAACGAGAGGCTGGTCCGGCCGACCGGCGCCTCGCGAGCAGTCGTCGTCAGGGGCAGCGGCCGCCACCTGCGCCGCCGACACCCGCGCCACACGACGGGCCCGTAGCCGAAACAAGGAAAACGCACGCTCAGTGGTCGGGCGGATCCGGGTGGCTACCGTTCGGCGCACGGGTGACGTGGCGTCCGCCGCGTCGCGTGGCAACCTGTCGCATCCCTCGGGCAGGATGCACGACGTGCACCGCCAACGGTACGACCAGCCGACCGGAGACCGCCGATGACCGACGATCAGCTCGACGGGCCCGGCGAGGGTGTGGGCCGGGTGCTCGGCACCGCCGACGCCACCCCGCTCACCTTCTGGACGGCTGTGGCGCCGGGCAGCTACCTGCAACTCGACGACGTGGTGGTGACCCGCCGCGACCTGCCCGACCGTGAGCCCGTGACGATCGCCGGGGTGGTGACCCAGGTGCGCGCCCGGCACGAGGGGGCGCAGTTCGACTCCGACGTCTTCGCCATCGCCGACGGCACGCTGCCGGCGCAGGTGCAGGAGGCCGCCGAGGTCACCACCACGCGGGTCGACCCGGAGTTCTACGTGCCGCCGACGCCGGGCGCGGTGGTGCACCGGGCCGAGGGTGACGCGCGGGCGCGGGCGCTGCACTTCGACCGGATGGAGCGGCGGATCCCGATGGGGATGGGCCGCGACGGGGTGCCGGTCTACCTCAACGCCGACTTCCTCGACGGTACCCGGGGCGCGCACGTGTCGATCTCCGGCATCTCCGGTGTCGCCACCAAGACGAGCTTCGCCACGTTCCTGCTCTACTCGGTGTTCCGCTCCGGCGTGCTGGGCGGCGACGCGGTGAACGCGAAGGCGCTGATCTTCAACGTCAAGGGCGAGGATCTGCTGTTCCTCGACCACCCGAACAGCCGGCTCGACGACCCGACCCGGGCGGCGTACGCGAAGCTGGGCCTTGATGCGGGCGCGTTCCCGGACGTGCGGGTGTACGCCCCGCCGCGGGTCGGCGACTCCTCCGGCACGCCCGATGTGAGCAGCCGGCTCACCGGCGTGGACAGCTTCTACTGGACGCTGTCCGAGTTCTGCGCCGACCGGCTCCTGCCGTACGTGTTCGCCGACGCCGACGACGAGCGCCAGCAGTACACGATGGTGGTCCACTCGGTGGCCGCGCACCTGGCCCGCTACGCCCAGCCCGCCGACGGCGGGGTGAGCATCGACGGGGTACGGCTCGGCTCGTACGCCGATCTGGTCGACCACGTCGTCGAGCAGCTCAACGACGACGAGACGCGCGGCGAGTGGGCGGGCAGCGCGGTCGGGCTGGGCACCGTGAACGCGTTCGCCCGCCGGTTGATCGGCAGCAAGAAGGATCTGGGCCGGCTGATCCGGGGCGACCTGGCGGCCCGGCGCCCGCACTCGATCAACACGGCGGAGAGCGCCCAGGTGACTGTGGTCGACCTGCACAACCTGCCGGATCGCGCGCAGCGGTTCGTGGTCGGTGTGACGCTCAAGAGCGAGTTCGAGCGCAAGGAGAAGGCGGGCACCGCCAAGCCGCTGCTGTTCGTCGTGCTCGACGAGCTGAACAAGTACGCGCCGCGGGAGGGCTCGTCGCCGATCAAGGAGGTGCTGCTCGACATCGCCGAGCGGGGCCGCTCACTGGGTGTGATCCTGGTCGGCGCGCAGCAGACCGCGAGCGAGGTGGAGCGGCGGATCGTCACCAACTCGGCGATCCGGGTGGTGGGCCGGCTCGACCCGGCCGAGGCGTCCCGCCCGGAGTACGGCTTCCTGCCGCCCGCGCAGCGGCAGCGGGCGCTGCTGGCCAAGCCGGGCACGATGTTCGTCAACCAGCCGGACATCCCGGTGCCGCTCTGCCTGGAGTTCCCATTCCCGGCGTGGGCGACCCGGGTCTCGGAGGCGGGCCGCGCGCCCTCGGAGACGCTACGGTCGATCACCCAGGCCGCCGATCCGTTCGCGGTGGTCGGCTCCGGCTCCTCCGACGACGACATCCCGTTCTAGGCGGCACCCACATGAAGATCCTGCACACCTCCGACTGGCACGTCGGCAAGGTCCTCAAGGGGCAGTCCCGGGCCGAGGAGCACAAGCAGGTCCTCGCCCAGGTCATCGACATCGCCCAGCGTGAGCGGCCCGACCTGGTGATCGTCGCCGGTGACCTGTACGACACCGCCGCGCCGACCCCGGAGGCGACCCGGCTGGTGACGCGGGCGCTCACCGCGTTGCGGCGTACCGGTGCCGATGTGGTGGCGATCGGCGGCAACCACGACAACGGCGCGGCGCTGGACGCGCTGCGGCCGTGGGCCGAGGCGGCCGGGATCACGCTGCGCGGCAGCGTCCGGGAAAACCCGGACGAGCACGTCGTCGACGGCGTCACCGCAGACGGCGAGCGCTGGCGGCTGGCCGCGTTGCCGTTCCTGTCCCAGCGGTACGCGGTGCGCGCGGTGGAGATGTACACGCTCACCCCGGCCGAGGCCAACCAGACGTACGCCGACCACCTGGGCCGGGTGCTGGACCGC from the Micromonospora sp. WMMA1947 genome contains:
- a CDS encoding plasmid pRiA4b ORF-3 family protein, encoding MSRQIFQLMVSLAGVRPPVWRRVLVPGGYTLDRLHRVIQHAMGWRDCHLHSFDVDGRQYGEPDPGGELALRDELDVRLDALVGKGDRFRYTYDFGDWWEHDLVVEDCCAADPDERYPLCLDGERACPPEDVGGPAGYAVLLAALADPAHPEHVTMREWAGPAFDAAAFDPDRATVLLRRCC
- a CDS encoding extracellular solute-binding protein, with the protein product MSVPIRRRRFAAIALASVVVLGTTAACGDDSDSGDSGSGGGPVTLVVDVFGDQGFGYEELYKQYEAEHPNVKIQERGKGLGLGDYNTRLTQQITAGSGAGDVVALEEGTIVQFYAQADKFVNLADHGANDLKGNFLPWKWEQGTTPDGKVLGLGTDVGSMALCYRSDLFKAAGLPTDREQVGALWPTWDEFIATGQKFAAADKKHKFVDSATNFYNVVLMQIAGQGTGYTYYDKSNKMVIDQNPDVKTAYDLTTKMIAAGLSNNLQSFSNEWNAGFKNGTFATIACPAWMTGVIKGQAGDAAAGKWDIAKAPGAGGNWGGSFLGVPKSSKHQKEAAELAKFLTSAKGQIGAYKAVGNLPSNPQALTDPAVADSTNDYFSKAPVGKIFAAGATELKPVYLGPKNNAVRTAVENSLRAVEQGKSAGEQWQTALKNGAAAGK
- a CDS encoding pyrimidine reductase family protein; this encodes MTVGTPIERIWPAPVTGALTDPQLTALYARAAGPHLRVNFVASADGAVTLDGYSAGLSGEPDKRVFGLLRMLCDGLVVAAGTLRHEGYRAVRLSPERRAWRREQGLAEFPTLVVVSGSLDLDPAQAAFADAPVRPIVLTHPGAVPPPGLTDVADVIRCGTDPADDTGRADDTGRADGSGRADGAGRTGGTGRVDLVAGLAELRRRGLNQLLCEGGPHLFGALTAADLVDELCLTVAPLLAGAGPGRITAGDASVPRHLPLRHVLAAADGVLMLRYARDPADPQPAGAAPAA
- a CDS encoding ATP-binding protein, which codes for MTDDQLDGPGEGVGRVLGTADATPLTFWTAVAPGSYLQLDDVVVTRRDLPDREPVTIAGVVTQVRARHEGAQFDSDVFAIADGTLPAQVQEAAEVTTTRVDPEFYVPPTPGAVVHRAEGDARARALHFDRMERRIPMGMGRDGVPVYLNADFLDGTRGAHVSISGISGVATKTSFATFLLYSVFRSGVLGGDAVNAKALIFNVKGEDLLFLDHPNSRLDDPTRAAYAKLGLDAGAFPDVRVYAPPRVGDSSGTPDVSSRLTGVDSFYWTLSEFCADRLLPYVFADADDERQQYTMVVHSVAAHLARYAQPADGGVSIDGVRLGSYADLVDHVVEQLNDDETRGEWAGSAVGLGTVNAFARRLIGSKKDLGRLIRGDLAARRPHSINTAESAQVTVVDLHNLPDRAQRFVVGVTLKSEFERKEKAGTAKPLLFVVLDELNKYAPREGSSPIKEVLLDIAERGRSLGVILVGAQQTASEVERRIVTNSAIRVVGRLDPAEASRPEYGFLPPAQRQRALLAKPGTMFVNQPDIPVPLCLEFPFPAWATRVSEAGRAPSETLRSITQAADPFAVVGSGSSDDDIPF